Within the Desulfovibrio oxyclinae DSM 11498 genome, the region TTCAAGCTTGTCCTGTTCCGGCCACTGCCACGAGTCGAACGTGGCGAGCATCTCGGATGAGAGCCCGCGTTCCTTGCGAAATCGGCCCGTTCGCACGGATTGGTCGCAGTGAACGCACACGCTGAGGTCAACGAGCCCGTTGCGGTGCCAGCCGGACTCCAGCAGAAGCGGAATTTCCGCAAAAGCAAAGGCCGCGTCGGCGTGCCTGCGGAAAAACTCGCGGCAGTCGTGACGAACCATGGGGTGTACCATTTCCATTACTTCCCGGCGTAGGGCATCGGATTCCAGCATGGCTCGAAACAGCGTCTGCTTGTCAACGGAACCATCGGGGGCGGTGTAGCGTCCGCCGAAGCGGCCCCTGATCATTTCCGCGCCGTCGCCGCCGGATGCATAGAGCTTCGCCACGCTTTCGTCGGCGGAGAAGACTGGATGTCCCGCTTCGTGGAGCAGACGGGAGAAATATGATTTGCCGCTGCCGGGCATGCCTGTGATTCCCACTTTGGTGGCGCGGTCGTTGAGGGTTGTGAGCAGAGTGATGAAATCTTTGTGCGGCGGAATGGAAAAGCGCATCCGCTCGCCCGTGTCCGGGTGGTCGATGCAGAGGTGAAAGGCGTGGAGCATCTGCCGTCCGGCTTCCGGATAACCTCGCGCGTCCCAGTCGGCCTGATGCCGTGAACCGTAAGTGCGGTCACCCACCAGCGGATGCCCGATGTGTGCCATGTGAACGCGGATCTGGTGGGTGCGTCCGGTGTGGATGCGCACCAGAACCAGTGAGGCGGAACCGTCCGGGCTCGTTTCCAGAACCTCGTAGTCGCTTCTGGCGTCGCGACCGCCCTTGTCCACCACGGCCATCTTCGTCTTCTGTGACGGATGTCGACCCATGGGCGCGTCGATTTCACCGGTAGAAGGGGAGGGTACTCCGTGCACGATTGCCAGATAGTGCTTGGCAGTGCGGCGTTCGGCAAAATCCTCGGCAAGTTTCAGGCGAGCGGCCTCGTTTCTGGCCACGGCC harbors:
- a CDS encoding dephospho-CoA kinase: MEKNENSHQRRATIADKGTRLDRFWARELEKQGVSRGRVRGWIESGCATVDGRTVTKGKLKLEGDELLCLTPPETAEDAERAEPQAGPLDIIHEDPHLVVVDKPAGLTVHPAPGEPDDTLVNRLLARFPDMKPDISGMDGLRPGIVHRLDKDTSGVMAVARNEAARLKLAEDFAERRTAKHYLAIVHGVPSPSTGEIDAPMGRHPSQKTKMAVVDKGGRDARSDYEVLETSPDGSASLVLVRIHTGRTHQIRVHMAHIGHPLVGDRTYGSRHQADWDARGYPEAGRQMLHAFHLCIDHPDTGERMRFSIPPHKDFITLLTTLNDRATKVGITGMPGSGKSYFSRLLHEAGHPVFSADESVAKLYASGGDGAEMIRGRFGGRYTAPDGSVDKQTLFRAMLESDALRREVMEMVHPMVRHDCREFFRRHADAAFAFAEIPLLLESGWHRNGLVDLSVCVHCDQSVRTGRFRKERGLSSEMLATFDSWQWPEQDKLEACDMVVNNPGTPEGMQQSVESFLNDLTRRRRETLAAVGERLASLWPELAHRFGEEDR